In Streptomyces sp. NBC_00483, a single window of DNA contains:
- a CDS encoding TadE/TadG family type IV pilus assembly protein, translating to MTTELVVAMPLLATLLLLIVQFALAAHAQHIAQTAASRALAAARAEDSTAAAGSARASSTLELLGGRVLQHPAVDVRRGAAQVTVSVHGGVAAVVPGLDLQVTGHAAGPVERWSSPAGE from the coding sequence GTGACCACCGAACTGGTGGTGGCCATGCCGCTGTTGGCGACGCTGCTGTTGCTGATCGTGCAGTTCGCGCTGGCCGCGCACGCCCAGCACATCGCTCAGACGGCCGCCTCGCGCGCCCTGGCAGCCGCCCGCGCCGAGGACTCGACCGCCGCCGCGGGCAGCGCGCGGGCCTCGTCCACCCTCGAACTGCTGGGCGGAAGGGTGCTGCAGCATCCGGCCGTGGACGTGCGGCGCGGCGCCGCACAGGTCACCGTGAGCGTGCACGGCGGCGTGGCCGCCGTCGTACCGGGCCTCGATCTGCAGGTGACAGGGCATGCGGCCGGGCCGGTCGAACGCTGGTCGTCACCGGCGGGGGAGTGA
- a CDS encoding TadE/TadG family type IV pilus assembly protein yields MRRRRLSAVAARARDERGSVSTELVLLTPLLILILLIAVDFGRLAGARLDADEAAHQAARAASLARSGPQGNTEAQSAATASLNGAGSSCRNPHIAAITGGFQPGSVVTVRVTCHVDPDTPGLPDHTIAARATSVVDLYRGVRG; encoded by the coding sequence ATGCGTCGACGCCGACTGTCCGCCGTAGCGGCGCGGGCACGCGACGAGCGGGGCTCGGTCTCCACCGAACTCGTCCTGCTCACACCGCTGTTGATTCTCATCCTGCTCATCGCCGTCGACTTCGGACGGCTCGCCGGAGCCCGCCTCGATGCAGACGAAGCCGCCCACCAGGCCGCCCGCGCCGCCTCCCTGGCCCGATCCGGACCGCAAGGGAACACCGAGGCGCAGTCGGCCGCAACGGCCAGCCTCAACGGAGCCGGCTCGTCCTGCCGCAACCCGCACATCGCCGCGATCACCGGCGGCTTCCAGCCCGGCAGCGTGGTGACGGTACGCGTCACCTGCCACGTCGACCCGGACACCCCCGGTCTGCCGGACCACACCATCGCCGCACGGGCCACCTCCGTCGTCGATCTCTACCGAGGAGTACGCGGATGA
- a CDS encoding TadE/TadG family type IV pilus assembly protein — MRRHHKRQVRMPAAMRADDGQITAMVVVMAAALILFAGLVIDGGLALAGKVRAADTAQEAARSACQMVDLDHLRATQEMRLDTGPARTAALARATAAGDSARVRVTGDQATVSVTHHQPTQVLSLVGIGTLTTHAQATARIERGTTTPWDEADGGTP; from the coding sequence ATGAGGCGGCACCACAAGCGGCAGGTACGGATGCCAGCGGCGATGCGGGCTGATGACGGACAGATCACCGCGATGGTGGTGGTCATGGCCGCGGCACTGATCCTGTTCGCCGGGCTCGTCATCGACGGCGGACTTGCCCTCGCGGGCAAGGTGCGGGCCGCCGACACCGCACAGGAAGCGGCCCGCTCCGCCTGCCAGATGGTCGACCTCGACCACCTGCGCGCCACCCAGGAAATGCGTCTGGACACGGGCCCGGCACGCACCGCCGCACTGGCCCGGGCCACGGCGGCCGGGGACAGCGCCCGGGTCCGCGTCACCGGCGACCAGGCCACCGTCTCCGTCACACACCACCAGCCCACCCAAGTCCTCTCCCTGGTCGGCATCGGCACCCTCACCACACACGCCCAGGCCACCGCCCGCATCGAACGCGGCACCACCACACCCTGGGACGAGGCCGACGGAGGGACACCGTGA
- a CDS encoding BTAD domain-containing putative transcriptional regulator: MTRTSREITTPHGRRTLRGAAVVIVRLLVSAAALTIAVAGIPYALLLSVGAPWPEQVHSLDDLAGHLGQPVSDTFILHLLAYTAWTFWAYAMAILARETLGVVRHFPELVRETGALRLHAAALPAHRAAAALLVGTLLLALVGLWRLPTAHAATTTGGPLPLQRVVATAPQHPAAPSAQEGERHRGEPKVPAYVQYTVEPGDTLWDIAAAHLGDPVKWPRIYQLSCTIRQSNGELLSDPDLIRPGWELRIPAAHDRTPPHEPDGPKPDRPAPKPEPAPTPSTPPSPETATPHQQAAPPTKPARHPEQRPESDTRASAQRPVTIGVGGASFIGITTAAGITAALAFARRRAARHREPTLGHDEVTSEPALDTAVQRAHHGTLSARSARHDTDDDLPRMPQPAEPLPAGTVSIAECAGREVLVDALSVPGGVHLTGPGAEDATRALTIAIATAAQRLRPGLAAVRLLIPAATLARLLPAGPRGFAAGWSVTDDFGTAVDAAEHALLEHARHEQGVSGSELVHDEATASAMSVFLADVTALGNEQGPRLAALAARAAPGRLAVLTLGSASRTSTAVHVQEDGSAHGDIPALSSATLFTLAPTPAAELLTTLLAAHGQQVQAADTDPPAPAQNAPPATTKAPRPSAAPTVQDNTLQGRQEPDTTSRPVHLRLFGGFALTIRGEECVLADARKEGTREYLSLLAAHPGGLHAEEIADKMNLSGSPEERNPRIANLRRAARRLLRDATGTKSPAFVVLSGDRQRLDPQLVATDTSAFIDALRQAAAETTTYARADALRRAAETYRGPLCDGADYLWVEGPRLALHRQAVDALMLLADHMAQHSADPEPALALLNQAADFDPTNERVYRRIIKLQRAVGRDDAAHRTLALLTHRLADIDEHPEPATTALLHDAPQATVAR, encoded by the coding sequence GTGACCCGCACGTCCCGCGAGATCACAACACCCCACGGACGGCGGACACTTCGGGGCGCGGCTGTCGTCATCGTGCGGCTGCTGGTGAGCGCCGCCGCCCTGACGATTGCCGTGGCCGGCATCCCGTACGCGCTGCTCCTGAGCGTCGGCGCACCCTGGCCCGAACAAGTCCACTCGCTGGACGACCTCGCCGGTCACCTGGGCCAGCCCGTCAGCGACACCTTCATCCTGCACCTGCTGGCCTACACCGCCTGGACGTTCTGGGCCTACGCCATGGCCATCCTGGCCCGCGAGACACTTGGTGTGGTGCGCCACTTCCCAGAGCTCGTACGGGAAACGGGTGCGCTGCGCCTTCACGCAGCAGCCCTGCCGGCCCACCGGGCCGCCGCCGCGCTGCTGGTCGGCACTCTGCTGCTGGCGCTCGTCGGACTGTGGCGCCTGCCCACCGCCCACGCGGCCACCACCACTGGCGGCCCGCTCCCACTGCAACGAGTCGTGGCCACGGCGCCACAGCACCCAGCGGCACCATCCGCCCAGGAGGGCGAGCGCCACCGCGGCGAGCCGAAAGTACCCGCGTACGTGCAATACACCGTGGAACCCGGAGACACCCTGTGGGACATCGCGGCCGCGCACCTGGGCGACCCGGTCAAGTGGCCACGGATCTACCAACTCAGCTGCACCATCCGCCAGTCGAACGGGGAACTACTCTCCGACCCCGACCTCATCAGACCAGGCTGGGAGCTACGCATCCCAGCCGCCCACGACCGCACACCACCGCACGAACCGGACGGCCCGAAGCCCGACAGGCCCGCGCCGAAGCCGGAACCGGCTCCAACCCCTTCAACGCCCCCGTCACCGGAGACGGCCACACCGCACCAACAGGCAGCACCACCGACGAAACCTGCACGACACCCTGAGCAGCGGCCGGAATCCGACACACGTGCCAGTGCGCAGCGGCCAGTGACCATCGGCGTCGGCGGCGCCTCCTTCATCGGCATCACCACCGCGGCCGGCATCACCGCAGCCCTCGCCTTCGCACGCCGCCGCGCGGCCCGACACCGCGAACCCACCCTCGGCCACGACGAAGTGACGAGCGAACCGGCCCTCGACACTGCCGTCCAACGCGCCCACCACGGCACCCTGTCCGCGCGATCCGCTCGCCACGACACGGATGACGATCTGCCCCGCATGCCGCAGCCCGCTGAGCCCCTGCCTGCGGGCACGGTCTCCATCGCCGAATGTGCTGGCCGCGAGGTGTTGGTCGACGCCCTGTCCGTCCCCGGCGGAGTGCACCTCACCGGCCCGGGCGCCGAGGACGCCACCCGGGCTCTGACGATCGCCATCGCCACCGCCGCTCAACGCCTACGGCCCGGGCTGGCCGCCGTACGACTCCTCATCCCTGCCGCGACACTTGCCCGGCTCCTGCCTGCCGGCCCGCGAGGCTTCGCCGCGGGGTGGAGCGTCACCGACGACTTCGGCACCGCGGTCGATGCCGCCGAACACGCTCTCCTGGAACACGCGCGCCACGAACAGGGCGTATCGGGAAGTGAGTTGGTCCATGACGAGGCCACCGCCTCGGCTATGTCCGTCTTCCTGGCCGACGTCACAGCCCTCGGCAACGAGCAGGGTCCACGACTGGCAGCGCTCGCGGCGCGCGCCGCCCCGGGGCGCCTGGCGGTCCTCACCCTCGGCAGCGCTTCTCGCACATCCACGGCGGTACATGTCCAGGAAGACGGATCCGCCCACGGAGACATTCCGGCACTGTCCAGCGCGACCCTGTTCACCCTCGCACCCACCCCGGCTGCCGAACTGCTCACCACACTGCTCGCCGCCCACGGACAACAGGTCCAGGCAGCCGACACCGATCCGCCGGCCCCCGCCCAGAACGCGCCGCCCGCTACGACGAAGGCGCCCAGGCCATCGGCCGCACCCACAGTGCAGGACAACACCCTCCAAGGCCGACAAGAGCCAGACACTACGAGCCGCCCCGTTCACCTGCGCCTCTTCGGAGGATTCGCCCTCACGATCCGCGGTGAAGAATGCGTCCTGGCCGACGCGCGAAAAGAAGGAACCCGCGAATACCTCTCCCTGCTCGCCGCCCACCCGGGCGGACTGCACGCCGAGGAAATCGCCGACAAGATGAACCTCAGCGGCAGCCCGGAGGAGAGAAACCCGCGGATCGCCAACCTGCGCCGCGCCGCCCGCCGCCTCCTGCGGGACGCCACCGGCACCAAAAGCCCGGCCTTTGTTGTCCTGAGCGGGGATCGTCAGCGTCTTGACCCGCAGTTGGTCGCCACGGACACCTCGGCCTTCATCGACGCGCTGCGGCAAGCGGCAGCCGAGACGACGACGTACGCACGCGCCGACGCCCTGCGCCGCGCGGCCGAGACCTACCGCGGTCCGCTGTGCGACGGCGCCGATTACCTGTGGGTCGAGGGCCCACGCCTGGCTTTGCACCGGCAGGCCGTGGACGCGCTGATGCTCCTCGCCGACCACATGGCGCAGCACTCCGCCGACCCCGAACCGGCGCTCGCCCTCCTCAACCAGGCCGCCGACTTCGACCCCACCAACGAGCGCGTCTACCGGCGCATCATCAAACTTCAGCGCGCCGTCGGCCGCGACGACGCGGCCCACCGCACGCTCGCGCTCCTCACCCACCGCCTCGCAGACATCGACGAGCACCCCGAGCCAGCCACCACCGCACTACTGCACGACGCCCCACAGGCGACGGTCGCCCGATAG
- a CDS encoding ArsR/SmtB family transcription factor, with amino-acid sequence MPQKYVEFRLASEDISTVRFGMSPGHEIVHAVRTLSRPQEQPLQWGWLRAVRDDVPRESLELLRLVVGETGYAPDLFTSAASWDLTPADEIERLRQAPLEPISVDLRKRAVRSAGVARAALERMAADPARIRAMIVRHVEALWEAALAPYWAQIERILHADIGSRVRRMTADGLAGMAADLGEAVEWSADTGFDTVRVRMERHEEIVDCQGRGLVLVPSFFGRHCAVLTEPPAQPTLFYPALGVSEVWHRADSTDALAGLLGESRAAVLVALGAPLSTTETAGEAGIAASTASHHLDALRAAGLIASRRAGRRVLHARTPLGDALVHRV; translated from the coding sequence GTGCCGCAGAAGTATGTCGAGTTCCGCCTTGCTTCGGAGGACATCTCCACCGTCCGATTCGGCATGTCGCCAGGGCATGAGATCGTCCACGCGGTGCGGACCCTCAGCCGACCGCAGGAGCAGCCGCTGCAGTGGGGATGGCTGCGCGCCGTTCGCGACGATGTCCCGCGGGAGTCCCTCGAGTTGCTGCGCCTCGTCGTGGGCGAAACCGGGTACGCACCCGATCTGTTCACGTCGGCCGCGTCGTGGGATCTCACGCCTGCGGACGAGATCGAGCGGCTGCGACAGGCGCCGCTCGAGCCGATCTCGGTCGACCTGCGCAAGCGCGCGGTCCGCAGCGCCGGCGTCGCGCGGGCCGCGCTCGAGAGGATGGCGGCCGATCCCGCGAGGATCCGCGCCATGATCGTGCGCCACGTCGAGGCGCTCTGGGAGGCCGCACTCGCGCCCTACTGGGCGCAGATCGAACGCATCCTTCACGCGGACATCGGCTCTCGGGTGCGACGGATGACCGCGGACGGTCTGGCCGGGATGGCGGCCGATCTCGGCGAAGCCGTCGAGTGGAGCGCCGACACCGGCTTCGACACCGTGCGCGTGCGGATGGAACGACACGAGGAGATCGTCGACTGCCAGGGGCGGGGCCTCGTGCTCGTGCCGTCGTTCTTCGGGCGCCACTGCGCGGTGCTCACGGAGCCGCCCGCGCAGCCGACGCTGTTCTACCCCGCGCTCGGTGTGTCCGAGGTGTGGCATCGTGCCGATTCGACGGACGCGCTGGCGGGCCTGCTCGGGGAGAGCCGCGCCGCGGTGCTCGTCGCGCTCGGCGCGCCGCTGTCCACGACGGAGACAGCAGGAGAGGCCGGCATCGCGGCTTCCACCGCATCCCACCACCTCGATGCCCTGCGCGCCGCCGGGCTCATCGCGTCCCGGCGTGCCGGGCGGCGCGTGCTGCACGCGCGCACGCCGCTCGGCGATGCGCTCGTCCACCGCGTCTGA
- a CDS encoding VOC family protein yields the protein MIFVNITTTDLERSKAFYTALGCAINPMFTDENAACVVWDENTSFMVLTHGHFSQFTDKQIADPHTVAQVLLSFSRDSRDHVDRTVDAGVTAGGREPRAAQDHGFMYGRSLEDPDGNVIEFLYMEPQASEQGPEAYVAEHGAGPDLVPGR from the coding sequence ATGATCTTCGTCAACATCACCACAACCGACCTCGAGCGCAGCAAGGCCTTCTACACGGCGCTCGGGTGCGCCATCAACCCGATGTTCACCGACGAGAACGCCGCGTGTGTCGTCTGGGACGAGAACACGAGCTTCATGGTGCTCACCCACGGGCACTTCTCGCAGTTCACCGACAAGCAGATCGCCGACCCGCACACGGTCGCCCAGGTGCTGCTGTCGTTCTCGCGCGACTCGCGGGACCACGTCGACAGGACCGTCGACGCCGGTGTCACCGCGGGCGGCCGTGAGCCGCGCGCCGCGCAGGACCACGGGTTCATGTACGGGCGCTCCCTCGAGGACCCGGACGGCAACGTCATCGAGTTCCTCTACATGGAGCCCCAGGCCAGCGAGCAGGGTCCGGAGGCGTACGTCGCCGAGCACGGCGCGGGACCGGACCTCGTTCCCGGTCGGTGA
- a CDS encoding transporter substrate-binding domain-containing protein: MTPTDAEIARDLAPTGVLRASINLGNPVLAQGTPDEPSGVTVELAREVAARLELPVQFNCFDAARKSYAAMSEGHADLCFLAVDPDREKDVAFSTPYVHIEGVYAAPVDAAFTSAADVDRDGVRIGVKKGSAYDLYLSRTLHHATVVRGDEGVDIFHAEDLDVAAGIRQPLTVHVSQTAELRLLEPAFMTIRQAVGTTRGRSPKTTRFLNELVTELVASGFVSKALRHSGQDPTLAAPTAV; this comes from the coding sequence ATGACGCCCACAGATGCAGAGATTGCCCGCGACCTCGCCCCCACCGGGGTGCTGCGCGCCTCCATCAACCTCGGCAATCCAGTCCTCGCCCAGGGCACTCCAGACGAGCCGTCCGGAGTCACTGTCGAGCTCGCCCGCGAGGTTGCCGCACGTCTGGAACTGCCCGTGCAGTTCAACTGCTTCGATGCGGCCCGCAAGTCATACGCCGCGATGTCCGAGGGTCACGCCGACCTGTGCTTCCTGGCCGTCGATCCAGACCGCGAGAAGGACGTCGCATTCAGCACGCCGTACGTGCACATCGAGGGGGTGTACGCGGCACCAGTGGACGCAGCATTCACCTCTGCCGCCGACGTCGACCGCGACGGAGTACGCATCGGCGTCAAGAAGGGGTCCGCGTACGACCTCTACCTGAGTCGCACCCTGCACCACGCCACCGTGGTACGCGGTGACGAGGGGGTCGACATCTTCCATGCCGAGGACCTGGACGTAGCGGCCGGCATCCGCCAACCACTGACCGTGCACGTTTCCCAGACGGCCGAACTGCGTCTGCTGGAGCCCGCGTTCATGACGATCCGGCAGGCCGTGGGCACCACAAGGGGGCGAAGCCCGAAGACCACACGGTTCCTCAACGAGCTCGTGACCGAGCTGGTGGCGTCCGGTTTCGTCTCCAAGGCGCTGCGCCACTCCGGCCAAGACCCGACGCTCGCTGCCCCCACCGCAGTTTGA
- a CDS encoding AAA family ATPase produces the protein MAAILAVSPQGRYTVTELAKQLGHSGGAVGNACETLVTRGEAERVGHKPRTYQATSTTGAAAQPTSSTTPPSAAVPRPRPAPATAPASGGRPAPITRPNGQTYHPRALENLPDVEALQRLREASVPVLLYGPPGTGKTSLIEAAFPDLITVAGDGDTTVGDLVGEYTQTEAGGYEFIYGPLVTAMTEGRALLLDDATLISPKVLAALYPALDGRRQIQVKAHKGETIEAADGFYVIAGHNPGVHGAVLTEALASRFSMQIQVASDYDLAKALKINPVAVRIARNIATRQAGGELGWAPQLRELIAFQKIADVLGADVAFANLVGIAPPEDRDTVAEIVTKAIGRPITALALGRQL, from the coding sequence GTGGCCGCGATCCTGGCCGTGAGCCCGCAGGGCCGTTACACGGTCACCGAGCTGGCCAAGCAGTTGGGGCATTCCGGGGGAGCGGTCGGCAACGCCTGCGAGACGCTGGTCACCCGGGGCGAGGCCGAACGGGTCGGCCACAAACCCCGTACCTACCAGGCCACTTCGACCACCGGGGCCGCCGCCCAGCCGACCTCCAGCACCACCCCACCCTCGGCGGCGGTGCCCCGCCCGCGCCCCGCACCCGCCACCGCACCTGCGTCGGGCGGGCGCCCGGCCCCGATCACCCGCCCGAACGGGCAGACGTATCACCCCCGGGCGCTGGAGAACCTGCCCGATGTCGAGGCCCTGCAGCGTCTGCGCGAGGCGAGCGTCCCGGTGTTGTTGTACGGGCCGCCGGGCACGGGCAAGACCTCCCTGATCGAGGCGGCCTTCCCCGACCTGATCACGGTGGCGGGCGATGGGGACACCACGGTCGGTGACCTGGTCGGCGAGTACACCCAAACCGAGGCGGGCGGCTACGAGTTCATCTACGGCCCCCTGGTGACCGCGATGACCGAGGGCCGCGCCCTCCTCCTGGACGACGCCACCCTCATCTCCCCGAAGGTCCTGGCCGCCCTCTACCCGGCCCTGGACGGGCGCCGCCAGATCCAGGTCAAGGCGCACAAGGGCGAGACGATCGAGGCGGCCGACGGCTTCTACGTGATCGCCGGACACAACCCCGGCGTGCACGGCGCGGTCCTCACCGAGGCGCTCGCCTCACGGTTCAGCATGCAGATCCAGGTGGCCTCCGACTACGACCTCGCCAAAGCCCTGAAGATCAACCCGGTGGCGGTGCGGATCGCCCGCAACATCGCCACCCGGCAGGCGGGCGGCGAACTCGGCTGGGCCCCGCAACTACGCGAACTGATCGCCTTCCAGAAGATCGCCGACGTACTCGGCGCGGATGTCGCCTTCGCCAACCTGGTCGGCATCGCACCCCCGGAGGACCGGGACACGGTCGCCGAGATCGTCACCAAGGCCATCGGCCGCCCCATCACCGCCCTCGCCCTAGGCCGCCAACTCTGA
- a CDS encoding IS110 family transposase, whose translation MDHDEIGVFLGLDVGKSHHHGHGLTPAGKKVFDKQLPNTEPKLRDVFDKLKTKFGTVLVIVDQPASIGALPLTVARDTGCKVAYLPGLSMRRIADLYPGEAKTDARDAAVIADAARTMPHTLRSLELTDEITAELTVLVGFDQDLAAEATRTSNRIRGLLTQFHPSLERVLGPRLDHQAVTWLLERYGSPAALRKAGRRKLVEVIRPKAPRMATRLIDDVFDALDEQTVVVPGTGTLDIVIPSLARSLGAVHEQRRATEAQISALLEAHPLSKVLTSLPGVGVRTAATLLVTVGDGTGFPTSAHLASYAGLAPTTKASGTSIHGEHAPRGGNRVLKRAMFLSAFAALHDPASRAYYDKCRARGKTHTQALLRLARQRINVLFAMLRDGTFYEPRTPRLA comes from the coding sequence ATGGACCACGACGAGATAGGTGTCTTCCTGGGCCTGGACGTCGGCAAGAGCCACCACCACGGCCACGGACTTACCCCGGCCGGCAAGAAGGTCTTCGACAAGCAACTGCCCAACACCGAACCGAAATTGCGGGACGTCTTTGACAAGCTGAAGACCAAGTTCGGCACCGTCCTGGTCATCGTGGACCAGCCCGCCTCGATCGGCGCCCTGCCCCTGACGGTGGCCCGGGACACCGGCTGCAAGGTCGCCTACCTGCCCGGCCTGTCGATGCGGCGGATCGCCGACCTCTACCCCGGTGAGGCCAAGACCGACGCCCGCGACGCCGCGGTCATCGCGGACGCTGCCCGCACCATGCCGCACACCCTGCGCTCGCTAGAGCTGACCGACGAGATCACCGCCGAACTGACGGTGCTGGTCGGCTTCGACCAGGACCTCGCCGCCGAGGCCACCCGCACCAGCAACCGGATCCGCGGCCTGCTCACCCAGTTCCACCCGTCCTTGGAACGAGTCCTCGGCCCTCGCCTCGACCACCAGGCGGTCACCTGGCTGCTGGAACGCTACGGATCGCCTGCCGCGCTGCGGAAAGCCGGACGCCGCAAGCTCGTTGAGGTGATCCGGCCCAAGGCCCCGCGCATGGCGACGCGGCTGATCGACGACGTCTTCGACGCCCTCGATGAACAGACCGTCGTCGTTCCGGGCACCGGCACCCTGGACATCGTGATCCCGTCGCTGGCCCGCTCGCTCGGCGCCGTTCACGAACAACGCCGGGCCACGGAAGCCCAGATCAGCGCCCTGCTGGAGGCCCACCCTCTTTCGAAGGTCCTGACGTCGCTGCCCGGCGTCGGCGTCAGGACCGCCGCCACCTTGCTGGTCACCGTCGGCGACGGCACCGGCTTTCCCACCTCCGCCCACCTCGCCTCCTACGCCGGCCTCGCGCCGACCACGAAGGCATCGGGCACCTCGATCCACGGCGAACACGCGCCCAGGGGCGGCAACCGCGTCCTCAAACGCGCGATGTTCCTCTCCGCGTTCGCCGCCCTGCACGACCCCGCCTCCCGCGCCTACTACGACAAATGCCGGGCCCGAGGAAAGACCCACACCCAAGCCCTCCTCCGCCTCGCCAGACAACGCATCAACGTGCTCTTCGCAATGCTCCGCGACGGCACCTTCTACGAACCCCGAACGCCTCGCCTCGCTTGA
- a CDS encoding prepilin peptidase, giving the protein MLVILAGVYSLIAGLAVPRAVDFATGGSSSAQSPARRGPGYGLGSGAVLCGVCASTAYTVGWRPELVLWLVVAWLLVVLACVDLAVRRLPDVITLPLAALVVAGLALASQLPRTGGSFGAAILGGALLVGSYFLLFLAVPDGIGFGDVKTALTTGAIAGWYGWHPFVVGALTAPLLGVGYVLVVRMRRAAQGAVAFAYGPFLALGAWVAVLVGAVR; this is encoded by the coding sequence ATGCTCGTGATCCTGGCAGGCGTGTACAGCCTCATCGCCGGGCTAGCGGTGCCCAGGGCGGTGGACTTCGCCACCGGCGGATCCAGCTCTGCGCAGTCGCCTGCACGGCGGGGGCCGGGCTATGGCCTGGGGAGCGGCGCGGTGTTGTGCGGGGTGTGTGCCAGTACGGCGTACACGGTCGGCTGGCGCCCGGAGTTGGTGCTCTGGCTGGTGGTCGCTTGGCTACTCGTCGTGCTGGCGTGCGTCGATCTGGCGGTGCGCAGGCTGCCCGACGTGATCACGTTGCCGTTGGCGGCCCTGGTCGTTGCCGGCCTCGCGCTGGCCTCCCAACTCCCGCGGACTGGTGGCTCGTTCGGTGCCGCCATACTGGGCGGTGCCCTGTTGGTGGGCAGCTACTTCCTGCTGTTTCTGGCCGTGCCGGACGGGATCGGGTTCGGTGATGTGAAGACCGCGCTGACGACCGGCGCCATCGCGGGCTGGTATGGCTGGCACCCCTTCGTGGTCGGGGCGTTGACGGCGCCACTGCTGGGTGTGGGGTACGTGCTGGTGGTGCGGATGCGCCGTGCCGCCCAGGGCGCGGTGGCGTTCGCGTATGGCCCGTTCCTGGCCCTCGGGGCGTGGGTCGCGGTGCTGGTCGGGGCGGTCAGATAG
- a CDS encoding SMI1/KNR4 family protein has protein sequence MRKPWRNARSLTPGAVSSQSWLHQHAPATTDKLLPGASDAEIDALQQELGVRIPAGLRALWRHCPGVLPGPWVRFLLGNWAPMKFDSVIRKYRSMLEMQQHEDELNNRRSEPGEEFLLWRASWVPFCSDTDRLFGLCLDAETGKLWSWSKYAERAVEFESLSCYLEEMADIFEVPSLATGAKPGLIDGALTWGTPTDPDERALWRPLAR, from the coding sequence ATGCGCAAGCCATGGAGGAACGCCAGGTCGCTGACGCCTGGCGCCGTATCCAGTCAGTCGTGGCTGCATCAGCACGCTCCGGCGACCACGGACAAGCTCCTTCCCGGAGCGTCCGATGCAGAGATCGATGCCCTGCAGCAGGAACTGGGCGTGCGTATCCCGGCGGGGCTCAGGGCCTTGTGGCGCCACTGTCCGGGAGTGCTGCCCGGCCCGTGGGTGCGGTTCTTGTTGGGTAACTGGGCGCCGATGAAGTTCGATTCGGTGATCCGAAAGTACCGGAGCATGCTGGAGATGCAGCAGCATGAGGACGAGTTGAATAACCGTCGCAGTGAGCCAGGTGAGGAGTTTCTGCTGTGGCGCGCTTCGTGGGTCCCGTTCTGCTCAGACACAGATCGCCTCTTCGGCCTCTGTCTGGATGCGGAAACCGGGAAGCTGTGGTCGTGGAGCAAGTACGCCGAGCGGGCTGTGGAGTTCGAGTCACTGTCGTGCTACTTGGAGGAGATGGCCGACATCTTCGAAGTGCCGTCCTTGGCCACCGGCGCGAAGCCAGGGTTGATCGACGGAGCGCTGACGTGGGGTACACCCACTGATCCTGATGAGCGGGCATTGTGGCGGCCGCTTGCCAGGTGA
- a CDS encoding MarR family winged helix-turn-helix transcriptional regulator: protein MSKGSSPGPTPGYLVWRLANKWRVAVDRAVAPLGLTHAQYVLVASLHGMQRTGGRPSQRQLADHTGLEALYVSKLARALESADLIERTRDPRDPRAVQLALTGQGQAVTRQAITVVQELLQQLLEPLGGLDAPRTRAFTDELTTLLDAPLAPAVPNDQSTQRRTP, encoded by the coding sequence ATGAGCAAGGGTTCATCGCCGGGCCCCACGCCCGGCTACCTGGTATGGCGGCTCGCCAACAAGTGGCGTGTCGCGGTCGATCGCGCGGTGGCTCCGCTGGGTCTCACCCACGCGCAGTACGTACTGGTTGCGTCACTGCACGGCATGCAGCGCACCGGCGGGCGGCCCAGTCAGCGCCAACTCGCCGACCACACCGGCCTGGAGGCGTTGTACGTCTCGAAGCTGGCGCGCGCCCTGGAGTCGGCCGACCTGATCGAGCGCACCCGCGATCCGCGCGACCCACGCGCCGTGCAGCTCGCGCTCACCGGGCAAGGGCAGGCTGTCACGCGGCAGGCCATCACGGTGGTCCAGGAACTGCTTCAGCAGCTACTGGAGCCGCTCGGCGGCCTCGACGCCCCGCGCACGCGCGCGTTCACCGACGAGCTGACGACCCTGCTCGACGCACCTCTCGCTCCAGCCGTACCGAACGACCAGAGCACTCAGAGGAGAACACCATGA